In Desulfobacteraceae bacterium, a single genomic region encodes these proteins:
- a CDS encoding diguanylate cyclase, with product MITLWVMAEWLQGCAMPWRLRFNLETKMILGYLPVILMMLLITLFAIITLNAAHQINRNLVESDMVLVETADRMRDALLAQESYGRRFIILGSPEMRLLFWECSREFAALLARIRELPRAPAAARIAELQDLHQRFNTDYGRWLDEDHRPSAQAAQALDEKISGTLDRLMASVAGMALAVKENQRMQMLTVGQLNLRALRITVLLSGLGLLMGVGTAILITRNIARSIQQLKAATREIAQGRFDRVPRLQSGDELADLAKAFARMARRLARLEEIYRDASPLTRLPGGIAIENVLKNRLGSGQPVAFCLIDLDNFKAFNDRYGYAKGNEVIRFTAATIQTALARHGNADDFVGHIGGDDFAVISAPERHRAICRRVIAAFDEGIIAFYDPEDRRRGMIQSQNRQGEPQEFPIMTVSIAAVTNERRMGINPIRLSEIAAELKLHAKSLPGSHLVENRRGATPC from the coding sequence TTGATCACGCTTTGGGTAATGGCCGAATGGCTTCAGGGGTGCGCCATGCCGTGGCGGCTGCGTTTTAATCTTGAAACTAAAATGATTTTGGGGTACCTGCCGGTTATTCTGATGATGCTGCTGATCACCCTGTTTGCCATCATCACCCTGAATGCCGCCCACCAGATCAACCGCAATTTGGTCGAAAGCGACATGGTCCTCGTAGAAACGGCGGACCGCATGCGTGACGCCCTACTGGCGCAGGAATCATACGGACGACGCTTTATCATCCTGGGAAGCCCCGAAATGCGCCTCCTTTTCTGGGAATGCAGCCGGGAATTCGCCGCCCTGCTGGCGCGCATCCGGGAGCTGCCCCGGGCACCGGCAGCCGCGCGGATCGCCGAACTGCAAGACCTCCACCAGCGCTTCAACACGGACTACGGCCGGTGGCTGGACGAGGACCACAGGCCGTCAGCCCAGGCCGCCCAGGCACTGGACGAGAAGATCAGCGGCACCCTGGACCGGCTCATGGCCTCCGTCGCAGGCATGGCGCTGGCGGTCAAGGAAAATCAGAGGATGCAGATGCTGACGGTCGGCCAGCTGAACCTCCGTGCGTTGCGGATCACGGTGCTGCTCTCCGGTCTGGGGCTGCTCATGGGCGTCGGGACCGCCATCCTGATCACCCGCAACATCGCCCGATCGATCCAACAGCTCAAAGCGGCCACCCGGGAGATCGCCCAGGGCCGCTTCGACCGCGTGCCGCGCCTGCAAAGCGGGGATGAACTGGCCGACCTGGCCAAAGCCTTCGCCCGCATGGCCCGACGGCTGGCGCGGTTGGAGGAGATCTACCGCGACGCAAGCCCCCTTACCCGCCTGCCGGGCGGCATCGCCATTGAAAACGTTCTCAAAAACCGTCTCGGCTCCGGCCAGCCGGTGGCCTTCTGCCTGATCGACCTGGACAACTTCAAGGCCTTCAACGACCGTTACGGGTATGCCAAGGGCAACGAGGTGATCCGCTTCACCGCCGCCACCATCCAGACGGCGCTGGCCCGACACGGCAACGCTGACGATTTTGTCGGGCACATCGGCGGCGACGATTTTGCCGTCATCTCCGCCCCTGAGCGCCATCGCGCGATCTGCCGGAGGGTCATCGCGGCCTTCGATGAGGGGATCATCGCGTTCTACGACCCCGAGGACCGCCGCCGGGGCATGATCCAGAGTCAAAACCGCCAGGGAGAGCCCCAGGAGTTTCCCATCATGACGGTTTCCATCGCGGCGGTCACCAACGAGCGCCGAATGGGAATCAACCCCATCCGACTCAGTGAAATCGCGGCCGAACTGAAACTCCACGCCAAGTCGCTGCCCGGAAGCCACCTGGTGGAAAACCGGAGAGGCGCCACACCATGCTGA